A portion of the Corynebacterium rouxii genome contains these proteins:
- a CDS encoding formate dehydrogenase accessory sulfurtransferase FdhD, which produces MARITSLTAVDSFFCEDAQWQHGTRQRTVLNDEQLSVLIHATPYTVVDRVRGHDVELIHGMLRQQGVIGSVQQVSQACYCAGSVAGVNPYNRMDIDIIPAEDSPDPVKISTLRCTPEQIQSAFLRLLKLADLRRKTSATHAAGIFGSDGDEIVVRECLTAHQAGWKVLGAAMMSEDPSNAVIFATTGLIDATVVDIARLCGCSTVVSSAPAVTSAIADAHRAGITLIGALGDATFKLYAGVVDL; this is translated from the coding sequence ATGGCACGTATAACTTCGCTCACGGCTGTCGATTCGTTCTTTTGCGAGGACGCTCAGTGGCAACATGGTACGCGTCAACGCACGGTGCTAAACGATGAGCAACTCAGCGTGCTTATCCATGCCACCCCTTACACCGTGGTTGATCGCGTCCGAGGACACGATGTGGAACTTATCCACGGCATGCTGCGGCAACAAGGAGTGATTGGCTCGGTACAGCAAGTATCTCAGGCATGTTATTGTGCGGGGTCGGTAGCGGGAGTTAATCCTTATAACCGGATGGACATTGACATCATCCCTGCCGAGGATTCCCCAGATCCCGTAAAAATATCAACGCTTCGATGCACGCCGGAGCAGATCCAATCGGCATTTCTTAGGTTGCTTAAGCTGGCTGATCTTAGGCGAAAAACTAGTGCAACGCATGCTGCTGGAATTTTTGGTTCTGACGGTGACGAGATTGTTGTCCGCGAGTGCTTAACGGCTCATCAAGCCGGCTGGAAAGTTCTGGGTGCGGCAATGATGTCCGAAGACCCTAGTAACGCCGTCATTTTTGCCACCACAGGGCTTATCGACGCCACCGTGGTCGATATTGCTCGCCTTTGTGGTTGTAGCACTGTGGTTTCGTCGGCGCCTGCGGTTACTTCCGCTATTGCCGACGCTCACCGTGCAGGCATCACGCTCATTGGAGCACTGGGTGATGCTACGTTCAAGCTCTACGCAGGAGTTGTAGATCTGTAA
- the rplR gene encoding 50S ribosomal protein L18, whose product MSNTENNSAKRLPVGKDISTRRRIARARRHDRIRKNLRGTAETPRLVVHRSSRHMHVQVIDDIAGRTLAAASTLEAEVRALEGDKKAKGAKVGQLIAERAQAAGITAIVFDRGGYKYHGRIAALADAAREGGLKF is encoded by the coding sequence ATGAGTAACACCGAAAATAACAGCGCAAAGCGTCTTCCAGTGGGCAAGGATATCTCCACCCGCCGTCGTATCGCTCGCGCACGCCGTCACGACCGTATCCGCAAGAACCTGCGTGGCACCGCCGAGACCCCACGTCTCGTCGTGCACCGCTCTTCTCGCCACATGCACGTTCAGGTTATCGACGACATCGCTGGTCGTACCCTGGCTGCTGCTTCTACCTTGGAAGCAGAAGTACGCGCACTTGAGGGTGACAAGAAGGCTAAGGGTGCAAAGGTCGGTCAGCTGATCGCCGAGCGCGCACAGGCTGCTGGCATCACCGCTATCGTTTTCGACCGCGGTGGCTACAAGTACCACGGCCGTATTGCAGCTTTGGCTGATGCAGCTCGCGAAGGTGGTCTGAAGTTCTAA
- the rpsE gene encoding 30S ribosomal protein S5 — MPGRERRDGGRSADDNQKKNDRRGGRRDDRRNQQQDERSQYIERVVTINRVSKVVKGGRRFSFTALVIVGDGKGMVGVGYGKAKEVPAAIQKGAEEARKNFFRVPMVAGTITHPVQGEAAAGIVMMRPAAPGTGVIAGGAARPVLECAGVQDILCKSLGSDNAINVVHATVAGLKQLNRPEEVAARRGKTLEEVAPARMLRARAGQEA, encoded by the coding sequence ATGCCGGGACGTGAACGGCGTGACGGCGGACGCTCCGCCGACGACAACCAGAAGAAGAACGACCGCCGCGGCGGTCGCCGCGATGATCGTCGCAACCAGCAGCAGGACGAGCGCTCTCAGTACATCGAGCGCGTCGTGACCATCAACCGTGTGTCCAAGGTCGTGAAGGGTGGTCGTCGCTTCAGCTTCACTGCTCTCGTGATCGTTGGCGACGGCAAGGGCATGGTCGGTGTTGGTTACGGCAAGGCCAAGGAAGTTCCAGCTGCAATTCAAAAGGGTGCAGAGGAAGCTCGCAAGAACTTCTTCCGCGTTCCTATGGTTGCTGGCACCATTACCCACCCAGTTCAGGGCGAGGCAGCAGCGGGCATCGTTATGATGCGCCCAGCTGCTCCTGGTACCGGTGTTATCGCTGGTGGTGCTGCACGTCCAGTTCTCGAATGCGCAGGCGTTCAGGACATTTTGTGCAAGTCTCTTGGCTCCGACAACGCCATCAACGTGGTTCACGCCACCGTTGCTGGCCTGAAGCAGCTCAACCGCCCAGAAGAGGTTGCCGCACGTCGTGGCAAGACCTTGGAGGAAGTTGCTCCAGCTCGTATGCTGCGCGCTCGCGCAGGACAGGAGGCTTAA
- the rplF gene encoding 50S ribosomal protein L6, whose translation MSRVGKAPIAIPSGVDVKIDGQHVEVKGPKGTLDLTIPEPIVASIEDGQISVVRPDDHRKNRSLHGLSRSLVNNMVVGVTEGYTIKMEIFGVGYRVALKGKDLEFSLGYSHPVLIEAPEGITFAVDGNTKLSVSGIDKQKVGQIAAIIRRLRKDDPYKGKGIRYEGEQIRRKVGKTGK comes from the coding sequence ATGTCACGTGTAGGTAAGGCACCTATCGCAATTCCATCCGGCGTTGACGTAAAGATCGACGGCCAGCATGTTGAGGTCAAGGGTCCTAAGGGCACCTTGGATCTCACCATCCCAGAGCCAATCGTCGCTTCTATTGAAGATGGCCAGATTAGCGTCGTTCGTCCGGACGATCACCGCAAGAACCGTTCTTTGCATGGTCTTTCCCGCTCGCTCGTTAACAACATGGTTGTTGGCGTTACCGAGGGTTACACCATCAAGATGGAGATCTTCGGCGTTGGTTACCGTGTTGCTCTGAAGGGCAAGGACCTTGAGTTCTCTCTTGGTTACTCCCACCCAGTGCTGATCGAGGCACCAGAAGGCATCACGTTCGCCGTTGACGGCAACACCAAGTTGTCTGTCTCCGGCATCGACAAGCAGAAGGTCGGACAGATCGCCGCCATTATCCGTCGTCTACGTAAGGATGATCCTTACAAGGGCAAGGGTATTCGCTACGAAGGCGAGCAGATCCGTCGCAAGGTCGGAAAGACGGGTAAGTAA
- the rpmD gene encoding 50S ribosomal protein L30, producing the protein MALKITQHKGLVGANPKQRKNIAALGLKHINHSVVHQDTPVVRGMVNVVRHMVSVEEVAGE; encoded by the coding sequence ATGGCCCTGAAGATTACCCAGCACAAGGGTTTGGTTGGCGCTAACCCAAAGCAGCGTAAGAACATTGCTGCTCTTGGTCTCAAGCACATCAACCACTCCGTAGTACACCAGGACACCCCAGTCGTTCGCGGCATGGTCAATGTGGTCCGCCACATGGTGTCTGTTGAAGAAGTGGCAGGGGAGTAA
- a CDS encoding HtaA domain-containing protein yields MHPKFQGSRFIYLLATTTIASFISVATTTAVAEELQKPMVVATSGKMNWGIRESFNNYTGGASKVEDGAQRISTNNFEFNLEKATYDAAKERTEAQFRGKIVYLKYCDDSKNFTNCKLDLTIKDPKIVISNEDSYIDAEVASKQYPTGNWYKPEQRVKIANLYPGSATIKSEDNRTEWTNIVSALANPGGVQMFSEFYGENEGLAPLSFSYDGFGEKPSLLKGGYIQSGKEWKSPQGYTDGYHKLVDLGDAILVAVGKKGLYLLDNNLEQLQEVAVPKLGQVKVGTYDPDSRIYYYVESTNQKDLIAVPVSTTKIGTPYKVASATDPIQNIAYHPKTKKLVAITESSSSSYVPVKDRKAKLGILTHNSFQYKDLPPAQELFPEELKESMTGTTTPYAMLYEFYNDVPEFIPMEDGTFILNSSSDLHSELGGTKQTIKNTILSIKAEAAGTTEDPVVKVMQGSRSNDPKLANAVNIHSDGSLVVRFDQNPHKDYAFGQVLRYQDRELSDISGIIGTDKTGFSGWSNVAFDPSGKIVVESGEEGKLSWYDPEKKDWLKERELRLPRGRQTEELAHGTFIARKDGTLIVPNYDKTDESNEVYSLIKLVDSSRPPAVVKTGNEINAENIEKNKHGLFGSWSSTIATLAGVVGAIISVLGIGSLLVNFFNIRIPGIR; encoded by the coding sequence ATGCATCCAAAGTTTCAAGGCTCGCGTTTTATCTATCTTTTAGCCACAACAACTATCGCTTCATTCATTTCGGTGGCAACCACGACAGCAGTTGCTGAAGAACTACAGAAACCGATGGTTGTCGCCACGTCAGGCAAAATGAACTGGGGAATTCGCGAAAGCTTCAATAATTACACTGGCGGCGCCAGTAAGGTTGAAGACGGCGCGCAGCGTATCTCTACGAATAATTTTGAGTTTAATCTAGAAAAAGCTACATACGATGCTGCCAAGGAACGCACTGAAGCACAATTTCGTGGAAAAATTGTTTACCTAAAGTACTGTGACGACAGTAAAAATTTTACTAATTGTAAACTAGATTTAACAATTAAAGACCCAAAGATTGTTATCAGCAACGAAGATAGCTATATCGATGCCGAAGTGGCCTCAAAGCAATACCCGACAGGAAATTGGTACAAGCCAGAACAGCGTGTAAAAATCGCTAATCTTTATCCTGGAAGCGCTACTATCAAAAGCGAGGATAACCGCACTGAATGGACGAACATAGTATCAGCTTTGGCGAATCCAGGAGGTGTACAAATGTTCTCCGAGTTTTATGGAGAAAACGAAGGTTTAGCACCGCTTTCATTCTCTTACGATGGTTTTGGAGAAAAGCCCTCTCTTCTGAAAGGCGGCTACATCCAATCCGGAAAAGAATGGAAATCGCCTCAAGGTTACACTGACGGCTATCACAAACTCGTTGATCTCGGTGACGCAATTCTAGTGGCAGTCGGAAAAAAAGGACTCTATCTTCTAGACAATAATCTAGAACAACTACAAGAAGTAGCTGTTCCGAAGTTAGGACAAGTTAAGGTCGGGACTTATGATCCCGATTCTCGGATCTACTACTACGTAGAAAGCACGAATCAAAAAGACCTTATAGCAGTTCCTGTTTCGACAACCAAAATCGGCACACCCTATAAAGTGGCTTCAGCTACTGACCCCATCCAAAACATAGCCTATCATCCAAAAACTAAAAAGTTAGTGGCTATTACAGAATCTAGCAGTAGCAGCTACGTACCTGTAAAAGATCGCAAAGCGAAGCTAGGAATTTTAACTCATAACTCATTCCAGTATAAAGATCTTCCTCCAGCACAGGAACTCTTCCCTGAAGAGCTAAAAGAGAGTATGACCGGAACTACCACCCCATACGCTATGCTGTACGAGTTCTACAATGACGTCCCCGAGTTTATTCCAATGGAAGACGGTACATTCATATTAAACTCGAGTTCAGATTTACATTCTGAATTGGGTGGTACCAAACAAACCATAAAAAATACGATTTTATCCATCAAAGCTGAAGCCGCTGGAACCACTGAAGACCCCGTCGTCAAAGTCATGCAAGGTTCGCGTTCTAACGACCCTAAACTGGCTAACGCAGTCAACATACATTCAGATGGATCTTTAGTTGTCCGTTTTGATCAGAACCCACACAAAGACTACGCCTTTGGTCAGGTTCTGCGTTATCAGGATCGCGAACTCAGTGATATATCAGGCATTATAGGAACCGATAAAACTGGTTTTTCCGGTTGGTCAAATGTTGCTTTCGATCCGTCAGGGAAAATCGTGGTTGAAAGCGGAGAAGAAGGAAAGCTCTCTTGGTACGACCCCGAGAAAAAAGATTGGCTTAAAGAACGGGAGCTTCGCCTGCCGCGGGGTCGGCAAACAGAAGAATTAGCTCACGGAACCTTTATCGCGCGAAAAGATGGCACACTGATTGTCCCCAACTACGATAAGACTGATGAGTCCAACGAAGTCTATTCACTCATCAAACTTGTAGATTCTAGTAGACCACCAGCTGTTGTAAAAACTGGGAACGAGATCAATGCCGAGAATATTGAAAAAAATAAACACGGATTATTTGGATCTTGGTCATCAACAATAGCCACGCTAGCCGGTGTCGTTGGTGCAATAATTTCCGTACTTGGAATCGGAAGTTTGCTTGTCAACTTCTTTAACATCCGTATCCCAGGTATTCGTTAA
- a CDS encoding formate/nitrite transporter family protein codes for MATHNPTLNDKIFGSVAKKEALLKTNFLRYFTRCILAGVYLTLGTAFSAHVGQKVENLAPGLGSVTFAMFFFVGLASIVILNAELVTSNMMYMSYGVVGKKIPWHKAALVLIVCVIGNLVGAVIIGYLLGQSAAYSGLTPESFVSVTLDHKLEKHSMGLFAEAMLANFVVNMAIVGCALIKDIAGKLIWLMFVIGMFVGLGLEHVVANFGLVTLVGFGSEVHSEYFTAGYILHNWGIDFFGNLVGGGLCIGGVYAWLNRGSENYRD; via the coding sequence GTGGCAACGCACAATCCGACCCTGAATGACAAAATCTTTGGGTCCGTGGCTAAAAAAGAAGCCCTACTTAAGACAAATTTCCTCCGATACTTCACCCGCTGTATCCTCGCCGGTGTTTATCTCACCCTCGGAACCGCATTTTCCGCGCACGTTGGTCAAAAAGTAGAAAACCTCGCACCAGGACTCGGCTCGGTCACCTTCGCAATGTTCTTCTTCGTAGGACTCGCCTCCATCGTGATCCTCAACGCAGAGCTCGTGACCAGCAACATGATGTACATGTCCTATGGTGTAGTCGGCAAAAAGATCCCCTGGCATAAAGCAGCCCTCGTACTCATCGTCTGCGTCATCGGCAACCTGGTCGGTGCCGTAATCATTGGCTATCTGCTCGGCCAATCTGCAGCCTACAGCGGATTGACCCCAGAATCATTCGTTTCTGTCACGCTTGACCACAAGCTGGAAAAGCACTCCATGGGGCTTTTCGCAGAAGCGATGCTGGCCAACTTTGTGGTCAACATGGCCATCGTGGGTTGCGCGCTGATTAAAGACATCGCCGGAAAACTTATCTGGCTGATGTTCGTCATCGGCATGTTCGTAGGCCTCGGCCTCGAGCACGTAGTGGCCAACTTCGGCCTTGTTACGCTCGTAGGCTTCGGCTCAGAGGTACACAGCGAGTACTTCACCGCCGGTTACATCCTGCACAACTGGGGTATCGACTTCTTTGGCAACCTCGTTGGCGGAGGACTATGCATCGGCGGCGTGTATGCATGGTTGAATCGCGGCAGCGAAAACTACCGCGACTAA
- the rplO gene encoding 50S ribosomal protein L15, with protein sequence MSEPIKLHDLRPAKGANKPKTRVGRGEASKGKTAGRGTKGTKARKQVSAAFEGGQMPLHMRLPKLKGFKNPAKVYYQVVNVSDLEKAFPQGGDIAVADIVAKGLVRPKQPVKVLGNGEISVKLNVTATKFSKSAVEKIEAAGGSVTEA encoded by the coding sequence ATGAGCGAACCAATTAAGCTCCACGACCTGCGCCCAGCAAAGGGTGCAAACAAGCCAAAGACCCGCGTTGGCCGCGGTGAGGCTTCCAAGGGTAAGACCGCAGGTCGCGGTACCAAGGGCACCAAGGCTCGCAAGCAGGTTTCCGCTGCTTTCGAGGGTGGCCAAATGCCGCTGCACATGCGTCTGCCAAAGCTCAAGGGCTTCAAGAACCCTGCAAAGGTCTACTACCAGGTCGTCAACGTTTCCGACCTCGAGAAGGCTTTCCCACAGGGTGGCGACATTGCTGTAGCTGACATCGTTGCTAAGGGCCTCGTTCGCCCTAAGCAGCCTGTCAAGGTTCTTGGCAACGGCGAGATCAGCGTCAAGCTGAACGTCACTGCAACCAAGTTCTCCAAGTCTGCAGTTGAGAAGATCGAAGCCGCTGGCGGCTCCGTGACCGAGGCTTAA
- the rpsH gene encoding 30S ribosomal protein S8, which produces MTMTDPIADMLSRVRNANNAHHDAVSMPSSKLKANIAEILKSEGYIADYKVEDAKVGKTLTLDLKYGPNRQRSIEGVRRVSKPGLRVYAKSTNLPQVLGGLGVAIISTSQGLLTDRQATEKGVGGEVLAYVW; this is translated from the coding sequence ATGACCATGACTGATCCAATCGCCGACATGCTGTCGCGCGTGCGCAATGCAAACAATGCGCACCACGATGCAGTGTCGATGCCTTCTTCTAAGCTCAAGGCAAACATTGCCGAGATTCTGAAGTCTGAAGGCTACATTGCTGACTACAAGGTTGAGGATGCAAAGGTCGGCAAGACCTTGACCCTCGACCTGAAGTACGGCCCAAACCGTCAGCGTTCCATCGAGGGCGTTCGTCGCGTTTCCAAGCCAGGTCTGCGTGTGTATGCAAAGTCCACCAACCTGCCACAGGTCCTCGGCGGCTTGGGCGTGGCCATCATCTCCACGTCCCAGGGTCTGCTGACCGATCGTCAGGCTACCGAGAAGGGTGTAGGCGGAGAAGTTCTCGCCTACGTCTGGTAA
- a CDS encoding glycoside hydrolase family 13 protein: MLSMDTRDPHAWWRDTAIYQIYPKSFASSGGPMGTLRGITSRLDYVRDLGVDAIWLSPFYTSPQRDGGYDVADYFSVDPLFGSNADAEELISEAHERGLRVIFDLVPNHTSDQHVWFREALKAGPGSPERNHYWFREGKGSDGCEPPNDWLSIFGGSAWTQVCTREDAPGSPWENDPSWYLHLFDSSQPDLNWSNHEVVEFFDSILRFWLDRGVDGFRVDVAHGLAKDPDLPDWQFHWTMVDGGHDSPEDVPPPPMWNREEVHQIYRHWRTVLDEYPGNRALVAEAWVDAATDIAHYVQPDEMNQAFNFDFLICPWRSEDLGRVIHTSLEALASTGSPATWVMSNHDVVRASSRLGLSTPGARPNGIRATDEQPDAELGARRARAAHMLMYSLPGSVYIYQGEELNLPEHTTLNDALRQDPTYFRTEHREAGRDGCRIPLPWTLQRPGLGFSPTGQTWLPQPEGWEQFAVSVQDADPHSDLLLFRRMLQARKSLNFGRGHLSPVWLDQDCLAYVNAYDGRSDVMVIVAFDEDVTVPEGWHIVLSTEECHDVVAANSAAWLLHKGDSWHV; the protein is encoded by the coding sequence ATGTTGTCCATGGATACTAGAGACCCCCATGCTTGGTGGCGTGACACCGCCATTTACCAGATTTACCCCAAGTCCTTCGCTTCGTCGGGTGGACCTATGGGAACGCTTCGGGGAATTACCTCTCGGTTGGATTATGTGCGTGACCTCGGCGTAGACGCCATCTGGCTGTCACCATTTTATACTTCCCCGCAGCGTGATGGCGGTTATGATGTTGCTGATTATTTCAGCGTTGATCCGTTGTTCGGGTCCAACGCTGATGCGGAGGAGCTTATCTCTGAGGCTCATGAACGTGGCCTGCGGGTGATTTTCGATCTCGTTCCTAATCACACTTCTGATCAGCACGTGTGGTTCCGTGAGGCTTTAAAAGCAGGTCCTGGTTCTCCTGAGCGCAACCATTATTGGTTCCGCGAGGGCAAGGGATCTGATGGTTGTGAGCCACCCAACGATTGGCTTTCTATTTTTGGTGGTAGTGCGTGGACGCAGGTCTGTACTCGTGAGGACGCACCCGGTTCCCCATGGGAGAACGATCCTTCTTGGTACCTGCATTTATTTGATTCTTCGCAGCCGGATCTTAACTGGTCAAACCACGAGGTGGTCGAGTTCTTTGACAGTATTCTTCGTTTCTGGCTTGACCGTGGCGTCGACGGTTTCCGTGTAGATGTAGCCCATGGTCTTGCCAAGGACCCAGATCTACCCGACTGGCAGTTCCACTGGACGATGGTCGATGGCGGGCATGACAGTCCCGAGGATGTTCCCCCTCCCCCAATGTGGAATCGTGAAGAGGTCCATCAGATCTACCGGCATTGGCGCACGGTTCTGGATGAATACCCAGGCAATCGCGCTTTGGTTGCTGAGGCGTGGGTTGATGCCGCCACAGATATTGCGCATTATGTTCAGCCAGATGAGATGAACCAAGCATTTAATTTCGATTTCCTCATCTGCCCGTGGCGTTCTGAGGATCTTGGACGTGTGATTCATACGTCCTTGGAGGCCCTTGCCTCTACGGGCTCGCCGGCGACGTGGGTGATGTCGAACCACGACGTTGTTCGCGCGTCGTCACGCCTAGGCCTAAGTACGCCAGGCGCGCGCCCCAACGGTATTCGTGCTACGGATGAGCAACCCGACGCTGAACTCGGTGCGCGCCGCGCCCGCGCTGCGCATATGCTGATGTATTCGTTGCCAGGTTCGGTGTACATCTATCAGGGCGAGGAACTTAATCTACCGGAGCACACCACGCTTAACGACGCCCTGCGCCAAGACCCCACGTATTTCCGCACCGAGCACCGTGAAGCCGGCCGCGATGGCTGCCGAATCCCCCTGCCGTGGACGCTACAACGCCCTGGTCTTGGGTTTTCTCCTACTGGGCAGACGTGGCTGCCGCAGCCCGAAGGCTGGGAGCAGTTTGCAGTGTCGGTTCAGGATGCGGATCCCCATTCCGATCTCCTGCTTTTTAGACGGATGCTACAGGCTCGAAAATCCTTGAATTTTGGTCGCGGTCACCTATCTCCTGTTTGGTTGGATCAAGATTGTTTGGCTTACGTTAATGCTTACGATGGCCGTAGTGACGTCATGGTAATCGTCGCTTTTGATGAGGATGTCACCGTCCCCGAGGGCTGGCATATCGTGTTGTCCACCGAGGAATGTCACGATGTTGTTGCAGCTAACAGCGCTGCTTGGCTGCTACACAAAGGAGATTCATGGCACGTATAA